The following proteins are encoded in a genomic region of Streptococcus gwangjuense:
- a CDS encoding GntR family transcriptional regulator has translation MAIPKYQYIKDELKNKIISGQFASGDKFYTEAELIAMYDVSSITVVRALNDLAKDGYIVRQQGKGTFVSRARKHKLVEFSDVEVFETKDDKVTVLSIERGNKLSYLEKLGLRGDQFYYKIERVRETGGVVYIYHTSYIPEQYINANYPNLEYYSSIYNRFKLDYHIHMNDEHFEEINEIAFPTPEHAASVLGVDEQFPTVLQTKTTKLESTGQVLAYSETYKRADYYKIKFISCDRDH, from the coding sequence ATGGCAATTCCAAAGTATCAATATATTAAAGATGAGTTAAAGAACAAAATCATTTCTGGTCAATTTGCCAGTGGAGATAAATTCTACACTGAAGCTGAATTGATTGCAATGTATGATGTAAGTTCTATCACAGTTGTTCGCGCCTTAAACGACCTTGCCAAGGATGGCTATATTGTCCGCCAACAAGGAAAGGGTACATTCGTTTCACGCGCACGCAAACACAAACTCGTAGAGTTTTCAGATGTAGAAGTTTTTGAAACTAAAGATGATAAAGTTACCGTCCTTTCTATTGAGCGTGGAAACAAACTAAGCTACTTAGAAAAACTTGGACTACGCGGAGATCAGTTCTACTACAAGATTGAACGCGTACGCGAAACAGGTGGTGTTGTCTACATCTACCATACATCTTACATTCCGGAACAATACATCAACGCAAATTATCCAAATCTTGAATATTATAGCTCTATCTATAACCGTTTCAAATTGGATTACCACATTCACATGAATGATGAACATTTTGAAGAAATCAATGAAATAGCATTTCCAACTCCAGAACATGCGGCTTCGGTCCTCGGAGTCGATGAACAATTCCCAACCGTTTTACAAACCAAGACTACTAAACTAGAGTCTACTGGTCAAGTTCTCGCATACAGCGAAACATATAAACGAGCAGATTACTACAAAATCAAATTCATTTCATGTGACCGTGATCACTAA
- a CDS encoding SIS domain-containing protein, with the protein MLHYTKEDLIELGAEITTREIYQQPDVWKEAFESYQAKREEIAAFLQGIADKHDYIKVILTGAGTSAYVGDTLVPYFKEVYDERKWNFNAIATTDIVANPETYLKKDVATVLVSFARSGNSPESVATVDLAKALVDELYQVTITCAADGELALQAHGDDRNLLLLQPAASNDAGFAMTSSFTSMMLTALLVFDPTEFAVKAERFEVVSSLARKVLDNAEDVKELVDLDFNRVIYLGAGPFFGLAHEAQLKILELTAGQVATMYESPVGFRHGPKSLINEDTVVLVFGTTTDYTRKYDLDLVREVAGDQIARRVVLLSDQAFGLENVKEVALGCGGVLNDIYRVFPYIVYAQLFALLTSLKVENKPDTPSPTGTVNRVVQGVIIHEYQK; encoded by the coding sequence ATGCTACATTATACAAAAGAAGACTTGATTGAATTGGGTGCAGAAATCACTACACGTGAAATCTACCAACAGCCTGATGTATGGAAAGAAGCTTTTGAATCTTATCAAGCAAAGCGTGAAGAAATTGCAGCCTTTCTACAAGGAATTGCTGATAAACATGACTATATCAAGGTTATCTTGACAGGTGCTGGAACTTCTGCTTATGTGGGAGATACCTTGGTACCTTACTTTAAGGAAGTCTATGACGAACGCAAATGGAATTTCAATGCTATTGCGACAACTGATATCGTAGCCAATCCAGAAACCTATTTGAAAAAAGATGTGGCGACTGTCCTTGTATCTTTTGCTCGTAGTGGGAACTCGCCTGAAAGTGTGGCGACTGTTGACTTGGCCAAAGCCTTGGTGGATGAGCTTTATCAAGTGACGATTACTTGTGCAGCGGATGGTGAGTTGGCTCTTCAAGCCCATGGTGATGACCGCAATCTTTTGCTTTTGCAACCGGCTGCCTCTAATGATGCAGGCTTTGCCATGACTTCAAGTTTTACGTCTATGATGTTAACAGCTCTCTTGGTCTTTGATCCTACAGAATTTGCTGTGAAAGCTGAACGTTTTGAAGTTGTGTCTAGTCTTGCCCGTAAAGTTCTAGACAATGCAGAAGATGTTAAAGAGCTTGTTGACCTAGACTTTAACCGTGTTATCTACCTTGGCGCAGGTCCTTTCTTCGGTCTTGCTCATGAAGCTCAGCTCAAGATTTTGGAATTAACAGCTGGTCAAGTGGCGACCATGTATGAAAGTCCAGTTGGCTTCCGCCACGGTCCAAAATCTCTTATCAACGAAGATACAGTTGTTTTGGTCTTTGGTACAACGACAGACTACACTCGTAAGTACGACTTGGACTTGGTTCGTGAAGTTGCTGGTGACCAGATTGCTCGCCGTGTTGTGCTTTTGAGTGATCAAGCCTTTGGTCTTGAAAATGTCAAAGAAGTGGCACTTGGTTGTGGCGGTGTCTTGAATGATATTTACCGTGTCTTCCCTTACATCGTTTATGCCCAACTCTTTGCCCTATTGACTTCACTTAAGGTAGAAAATAAACCTGACACACCGTCTCCTACAGGTACAGTAAACCGTGTGGTACAAGGCGTGATCATCCACGAATATCAAAAGTAA
- a CDS encoding PTS sugar transporter subunit IIB: protein MTIVGCRIDGRLIHGQVANLWAGKLNVSRIMVVDDEVVNNDVEKSGLKLATPPGVKLSILPIEKAAANILAGKYDSQRLFIVARKPDRFLGLVEAGVPIETLNVGNMSQTPETRAITRSINVVDKDVEDFHKLAEKGVKLTAQMVPNDPISDFLSLLK, encoded by the coding sequence ATGACAATTGTAGGATGCCGTATTGATGGACGTTTGATCCACGGACAAGTAGCCAATCTATGGGCTGGAAAACTAAATGTTTCACGTATCATGGTTGTAGATGACGAAGTTGTCAACAACGACGTTGAAAAGAGTGGTTTGAAACTTGCAACACCACCAGGTGTGAAGTTGAGTATTTTGCCAATTGAGAAAGCGGCAGCCAATATTCTTGCTGGAAAATACGATAGCCAACGTCTCTTTATCGTGGCTCGTAAACCAGACCGCTTCCTTGGTTTGGTAGAAGCAGGTGTACCAATTGAAACCCTTAATGTTGGGAATATGTCTCAAACACCAGAAACTCGCGCCATCACACGTTCTATCAACGTAGTGGACAAGGATGTGGAAGACTTCCACAAATTGGCAGAAAAAGGTGTTAAACTTACTGCTCAAATGGTTCCAAATGATCCAATTTCAGACTTTTTGAGCTTATTAAAATAG
- a CDS encoding PTS sugar transporter subunit IIA codes for MAKSLILVSHGRFCEELKGSTEMIMGPQDNIHAVALLPEDGPEEFTAKFEAAIEGLDDFLVFADLLGGTPCNVVSRLIMEGRDIELYAGMNLPMVIEFINASLTGADADYKNRAAESIVKVNDLLAGFDDDEDE; via the coding sequence ATGGCTAAATCATTAATTTTGGTGAGTCATGGTCGCTTCTGTGAAGAACTTAAAGGTAGCACTGAAATGATCATGGGTCCACAAGACAATATTCATGCAGTGGCTCTTCTTCCAGAAGATGGTCCAGAAGAATTTACTGCGAAATTTGAAGCTGCTATTGAAGGATTGGATGATTTCCTAGTCTTTGCGGATCTTCTCGGTGGAACACCATGTAACGTGGTCAGTCGTTTGATCATGGAAGGTCGTGACATCGAACTTTATGCAGGAATGAATCTTCCAATGGTGATTGAATTTATCAATGCGAGCCTTACAGGTGCAGATGCGGACTATAAAAATCGTGCTGCAGAAAGCATTGTGAAAGTCAATGACCTGTTAGCAGGCTTCGATGATGACGAAGATGAATAA
- a CDS encoding glycoside hydrolase family 35 protein, producing the protein MTRFEIRDDFYLDGKSFKILSGAIHYFRVPPEDWYHSLYNLKALGFNTVETYVAWNLHEPREGEFHFEGALDLERFLQTAQDLGLYAIVRPSPFICAEWEFGGLPAWLLTKNMRLRSSDPAYIEAVGRYYDQLLSRLVPHLLDKGGNILMMQVENEYGSYGEDKAYLRAIRQLMEERGVTCPLFTSDGPWRATLKAGTLIEDDLFVTGNFGSKASYNFSQMQEFFDEHGKKWPLMCMEFWDGWFNRWKEPIITRDPKELADAVREVLEQGSINLYMFHGGTNFGFMNGCSARGTLDLPQVTSYDYDALLDEEGNPTAKYLAVKKMMATHFPEYPQLEPLYKESMELDAIPLVEKVSLFETLDSLSSPVESLYPKKMEELGQSYGYLLYRTETDWDAEEERLRIIDGRDRAQLYVDGQWVKTQYQTEIGEDIFYQGKKKALSRLDVLVENMGRVNYGHKFLADTQRKGIRTGVCKDLHFLLNWKHYPLPLDNPEKIDFSKGWTEGQPAFYAYDFTVQEPKDTYLDLSEFGKGVAFVNGQNLGRFWNVGPTLSLYIPHSYLKEGDNRIIIFETEGQYREEIYLTRKPTLKHIKGENL; encoded by the coding sequence ATGACACGATTTGAGATACGGGATGATTTTTATCTCGATGGAAAATCATTTAAGATTTTATCTGGCGCCATTCATTATTTTAGGGTTCCTCCAGAAGATTGGTATCATTCGCTCTATAACTTGAAGGCTCTTGGTTTTAATACAGTAGAGACTTATGTAGCTTGGAATTTACACGAGCCTCGTGAGGGTGAATTTCACTTTGAAGGAGCTCTGGATTTGGAGCGATTTCTCCAGACAGCACAAGATTTAGGTCTTTACGCTATCGTTCGTCCCTCTCCCTTTATCTGTGCGGAGTGGGAATTCGGTGGCTTACCAGCTTGGCTCTTAACCAAGAATATGAGGCTTCGTTCCTCAGATCCTGCTTATATTGAAGCTGTAGGTCGCTACTATGATCAGCTCTTGTCACGATTGGTTCCACATTTGTTGGACAAGGGTGGCAATATCCTTATGATGCAGGTTGAAAATGAGTATGGTTCTTATGGAGAAGATAAGGCTTACCTGAGAGCGATTCGACAGTTGATGGAGGAGCGTGGCGTAACCTGTCCCCTCTTTACATCAGATGGTCCATGGAGAGCTACACTGAAAGCTGGAACCTTAATCGAAGATGACCTCTTTGTAACAGGGAACTTTGGTTCTAAGGCATCTTACAACTTTTCACAGATGCAGGAATTCTTTGATGAACATGGTAAGAAATGGCCACTCATGTGTATGGAGTTCTGGGATGGTTGGTTCAATCGTTGGAAAGAACCGATTATCACACGGGATCCGAAAGAGTTGGCAGATGCAGTTCGAGAGGTTTTGGAGCAAGGTTCCATCAATCTTTACATGTTCCATGGTGGCACAAACTTTGGTTTCATGAATGGTTGCTCAGCTCGAGGAACTTTGGACTTGCCACAAGTCACATCTTATGATTACGATGCCCTTCTGGATGAGGAAGGAAATCCAACTGCCAAATATTTAGCAGTCAAGAAGATGATGGCAACGCATTTCCCAGAGTATCCGCAGTTGGAACCACTCTACAAAGAGAGTATGGAGTTGGATGCTATTCCACTAGTTGAAAAAGTTTCCTTGTTTGAAACCTTAGATAGCTTGTCTAGTCCGGTAGAAAGTCTCTATCCTAAAAAGATGGAGGAGTTAGGACAAAGTTATGGCTACCTACTCTATCGAACAGAAACAGACTGGGATGCAGAAGAAGAGAGACTTCGTATCATTGACGGTCGAGATAGAGCTCAGCTGTATGTCGATGGTCAGTGGGTTAAAACCCAATATCAGACAGAGATTGGGGAAGATATTTTTTATCAAGGCAAAAAGAAAGCGCTGTCTAGATTGGATGTCTTGGTAGAAAATATGGGGCGTGTCAACTATGGACACAAGTTCTTAGCGGATACGCAACGTAAGGGAATTCGGACAGGAGTTTGTAAGGATTTGCATTTCTTACTAAACTGGAAACACTATCCACTCCCACTAGACAATCCCGAGAAAATTGATTTCTCAAAAGGATGGACAGAAGGACAACCAGCCTTTTACGCTTATGACTTTACAGTCCAAGAGCCAAAAGATACTTACCTAGACTTATCTGAGTTTGGTAAGGGAGTTGCCTTTGTCAATGGGCAGAATCTAGGACGTTTTTGGAACGTCGGCCCAACCCTCTCACTTTATATTCCTCATAGCTATCTCAAGGAAGGTGATAATCGCATCATCATCTTTGAAACAGAGGGCCAATATAGAGAAGAGATTTATTTAACTCGTAAACCTACACTAAAACACATAAAGGGGGAAAACTTATGA
- a CDS encoding PTS mannose/fructose/sorbose/N-acetylgalactosamine transporter subunit IIC, giving the protein MIQWWQILLLTLYSAYQICDELTIVSSAGSPVFAGFITGLIMGDVTTGLLIGGNLQLFVLGVGTFGGASRIDATSGAVLATAFSVSQGIATDLAITTIAVPVAALLTYFDVLGRMTTTFFAHRIDAAIDRFDYKGIERNYLLGAIPWALSRALPVFFALAFGGEFVQHVVDFVTKYQWVADGLTLAGRMLPGLGFAILLRYLPVKRNLHYLAMGFGLTAMLTVLYSYVTGLGGAVAGIVGTLPKDVAEKIGFVNNFKGLSMIGISIVGIFLAVLHFKNSQKVAVAEPSTPSESGEIEDDEF; this is encoded by the coding sequence ATGATACAATGGTGGCAAATTTTACTTCTCACTTTGTACTCAGCTTATCAAATCTGTGATGAGTTGACGATCGTTTCATCTGCAGGTTCCCCTGTATTTGCTGGTTTCATTACTGGTTTGATTATGGGAGATGTGACTACTGGTCTGCTTATCGGTGGTAACTTGCAACTGTTCGTTCTTGGGGTTGGTACCTTCGGTGGTGCTTCTCGTATTGACGCAACTTCTGGTGCGGTTCTTGCAACAGCATTCTCAGTTTCACAAGGAATCGCTACAGACCTTGCGATTACAACAATCGCTGTACCAGTAGCAGCACTTTTAACATACTTCGACGTTCTTGGACGTATGACAACTACTTTCTTCGCACACCGTATTGATGCTGCAATCGACCGCTTTGATTACAAAGGTATCGAACGCAACTACTTGCTTGGTGCGATTCCTTGGGCTTTATCTCGTGCCCTTCCAGTCTTCTTCGCGCTTGCATTTGGTGGTGAATTTGTACAACACGTAGTAGACTTCGTTACAAAATACCAGTGGGTTGCAGATGGTTTGACACTTGCAGGACGTATGCTTCCAGGTCTTGGATTTGCAATCTTGCTTCGTTACCTTCCAGTTAAACGTAACCTTCACTACCTTGCAATGGGATTTGGTTTGACAGCTATGTTGACTGTTCTTTACTCATATGTAACAGGTCTTGGTGGCGCTGTTGCTGGTATCGTAGGTACTCTACCGAAAGATGTTGCTGAAAAAATTGGTTTCGTGAACAACTTCAAAGGTTTGTCTATGATTGGTATCTCTATCGTAGGTATCTTCCTTGCAGTGCTTCACTTCAAAAATAGCCAAAAAGTAGCTGTAGCAGAACCTTCTACACCATCAGAAAGTGGGGAAATCGAAGATGACGAATTCTAA
- a CDS encoding PTS system mannose/fructose/sorbose family transporter subunit IID, protein MTNSNYKLTKEDFNQINKRSLFTFQLGWNYERMQASGYLYMILPQLRKMYGDGTPELKEMMKVHTQFFNTSPFFHTIIAGFDLAMEEKDGVGSKDAVNGIKTGLMGPFAPLGDTIFGSLVPAIMGSIAATMAIGGQPWGIFLWIAVAVAYDIFRWKQLEFAYKEGVNLINNMQSTLTALIDAASVLGVFMMGALVATMINFEISYKLPIGEKMIDFQDILNQIFPRLLPAIFTAFIFWLLGKKGMTSTKAIGIIIALAVGLSAFGKFVLGMGA, encoded by the coding sequence ATGACGAATTCTAATTACAAACTTACAAAAGAAGATTTTAATCAAATCAACAAACGTAGCTTGTTTACTTTCCAATTGGGTTGGAACTACGAACGTATGCAAGCTTCTGGTTACCTTTACATGATCTTGCCTCAATTGCGTAAAATGTATGGGGATGGAACTCCTGAATTGAAAGAAATGATGAAAGTTCATACTCAATTCTTCAATACTTCACCATTCTTCCACACCATTATCGCTGGTTTTGACCTTGCCATGGAAGAAAAAGATGGTGTGGGTTCAAAAGACGCCGTTAATGGTATCAAGACAGGTTTGATGGGACCATTCGCTCCTCTTGGAGATACAATCTTTGGTTCACTTGTACCTGCGATCATGGGATCTATCGCAGCAACTATGGCTATCGGTGGTCAACCTTGGGGTATCTTCCTTTGGATTGCAGTTGCAGTAGCGTATGATATCTTCCGTTGGAAACAGTTGGAATTTGCCTACAAAGAAGGGGTTAACCTTATCAACAATATGCAAAGTACCTTGACAGCTTTGATTGACGCTGCATCTGTACTTGGTGTCTTCATGATGGGTGCTCTTGTAGCAACAATGATCAACTTTGAAATTTCTTACAAGTTGCCAATCGGTGAAAAGATGATTGATTTCCAAGACATCTTGAACCAAATCTTCCCACGTTTGCTTCCAGCAATCTTTACTGCCTTTATCTTCTGGTTGCTTGGTAAGAAAGGTATGACCTCTACTAAAGCTATCGGTATCATTATCGCTCTTGCAGTAGGTCTTTCTGCCTTTGGTAAATTTGTACTTGGAATGGGCGCATAA